Genomic DNA from Desulfurellaceae bacterium:
TTCGCAGTCTCTTGTACGAGAGTCCGGCGCCGCATGTGGCTCGGATCGTCCTCAACCGCCCCGAGACCCGCAACGCCCAGGATACCCGTCTGCTGTACGAGCTGAACCAGGCCTTTGATACGGCCGCCCAGGATGACGAGGTCAAGGTGATTATCCTGGCCGCCAACGGTCCCCACTTTTCGTCCGGCCACGATCTGCGCGAACCCAGGGCCTCCGAGGCTATGGCCGAGTTTGACACGGTCGGCACCTGGTGCGGCTTCACCTGTGCCGGCGCCGAAGCCCAGATGGCGCGCGAAAAGGAAATCTATCTGGGCTTTTGTGAACGCTGGCGCAATATCCCCAAACCGACCATCGCCGTGGTCCAGGGCAAGTGTATCGCCGGTGGCCTGATGCTGATCTGGCCCTGCGACATCATCATTGCCAGCGAGGACGCTCAGTTTGTCGATCCGACGGTCAGCTTTGGGGTAGACGGGGTCGAGTATTTCGCCCACCCGTGGGAGATGGGACCGCGCAAAGCCAAAGAATTGCTGTTTACCTCCGACTGGCTGTCGGCCCACGAGGCCAAAAGCATCGGCATGGTCAATCGGGTCGTGCCGCGTGAGCAGCTCGAACACGCCGCGCTGGAGATGGCGGCCAAAATTACCCCCAAGCCGCTGTTTGCCCTCAAGCTGACCAAGGAGGCGGTGAACGCGGCCGAAGATGCCCAGGGACGGGTGGCGGCCATGCAGACCTCATTCTCGCTGCACCAGCTGGCCCATACCCATAATCTGCACGTCCACGGCATGCTGATCGATCCGAGCGGCCTGCCGCCGGATACGGCCAAGGCGCTGCGGGCCAAAACCGACCAGAAAGCGAGCTAGGCATGCAATATCGTACACTTGGCAAGACCGGCCTGCGGGTTTCGGAAGTCACCCTCGGCGGTGGTGGCATCGGCATGGTGTGGGGCGAGACGACCGAGGAAGAATGTCTGGCGACCGTCAAAGCCGCAGTTGCCGCCGGCATCAACACGATTGATGTGGCTCCCGTCTACGGCAAGGGCACAGCCGAAGAGATTGTCGGCCGGGTCTTGCCCGAACTGGACGAGAGACCACTCATCGCCACCAAGGTCTTTCTCCAGCCTCGGGAACGGACCGATCTGGCCGGCGCCATTCGGCGTTCTGTAGAGGCCAGCCTGAGCCGTCTGGGCTGCGAGCGGATCGATATCTTCCAGCTGCACAACCAGATCGAGCCTGAGGAACCCAGCGCTCCGCTACGGCTCAGCCTGGACGAGATCCGCCGGCCGAATGGGGTGCTCGACACCTTACAACAGCTCAAGGACGAGGGCGTGGTCGGCGCCATCGGCTTCACCGGCATTGCCCGCCATGACGTGATCCAGGACCTGCTGTCCGAGGCCCGTTTGGAAACGGTCCAGCTGGTGACGAACATCCTGAACTCCGAGGGCGAGATGGGCGCGGCCGGTGACGGCGCCTACCGGGATCATCTCAAAATGGTGTGGGTCGCCCAGGCCAATGGGCTGGGGGTGTTTGGCATCCGACCGTTTGCCGCCGGCTCACTGACCGACGCCATCGACCGCTCCCTGCCCGACGACCACCCGGTCGCCGTCGACTTTGCCCTGGCCCATAGCGAACTCGGCTTTCTGACCGACCGGGACTCGCTGGCCGTGGCGGCTATGCGTTATGCGCTCAGTCTGCCCGGCGTCAGCACGGTTGTGACCGGAGCCAAAAATCGGGCCGAGTTGGCCGAGGCGATTGCCGCCACCCAGGCCGGGCCGCTTTCGACCGAGGTCATGGAGCGGATTGCCGAGCTGCAACAGACGGTCTTGAAACGCCCCGCTTGAGGCTGTCCCCGGCTCAGACAAAGGCCGGCATCACCTTGGTGGCGAAAAGCTCCAGCGAACGCTGGGACTGCTGCTGGCTCAGGCTGCCCCAGGCAAAGGCCAGGGTCGGGTAGTTGCAGCCGGTATCTTCGCACAGCCGGGCCAACTGGTCCTGGACCGACGCCGGCGAACCCACGATTGCTACGTCCAGCTTACGGGCGACCGACAACTCGGGCGTAAAAAAGATGTGGACCGTGCCGAAGTCTTTCCACAGCTTCATGATGTTGTCGTAGAACTTTTGATAGGCCGGGCCGGCAATCGCCTCGGCTTCCGCATCGGTTTCGGCCACATAGATGTGGCGCAGGGCGCCGATAATGGGCGCGTCGATATGCGGGTTGAGATTGTTCGGATCATCACGATGCTGGCTCCACAGCTCGCGATAGTGGGCGACCATCTCTTTCAGACCCGGGTTCGGACCACCGCCGACCATGTGCATGCCACGCTCGGCCGCAAACTGGAGGCTGCGGGGGCTGGTCACCCCGTGCCAGAAGGGCGGGTTGGGGGTCTGCTGGGGGTGGAGTTCGAGAGGCACGTCGGTGCAGTCATAGTATTTGCCGGTGTATGACAGGCGCTCGCCCCGCAGGCCGGCCACCACCACTTCGAGGGCTTCCTTGAACATGGCCTGCGACTGGAGAAACGGCACCTCAAAATAGGCCAGCTCGTAGGGCGAGACCCCTCGTCCGACCCCGATTTCGAGCCGGCCGTTGCTCAGATGGTCGAGCATGCACAGCTCTTCGACGAGACGCAGCGGGTGATACAGCGGCAGCAGGTACAGCAGGGGGCCGAGGCGAATCCGTTGGGTGCACTGGGCTGCGGCGGCCAGAAACACGTTTGGCGAGGGGGCCATGCCGAGCGGCGTGGCGTGATGCTCGGCCGGGTGGTAGGCGTAGATGCCCGCCTCGTCGGCCATTTTCAGCAGTTCGAGCCGGCCGCTATAAAACTGGTGCAGCGGTTCCTGGCGGCGCTCCAGATGATCGAAAAAACCAAAGGCAATCTGACTCATGACCGCTCCTTCTCGGCTTAGTCTGCTCCTGGCCTGCTTTTACACCCGGGCTTTCCAGCCGCCCTGGGCGACAATGCCGGACGCCTGGGGCAGGACCTGCTCGCTGAACTGCTGCATCTGCTCTTCGAGTTCCTGGCGCTGACCCGACGGACAATCGAAAAAACACACGATCAGCGAATAGCCGGCCCGGGCAAAACGCTCCAGATCGGTCAGGATCTGGTCTGGCGTGCCGGTGCAGATACGACGGGGATTGGCCCGTGCCTGCGGATTGTCAGCTGCGGTCAGCCGGGCTGAGCTGACGCCGATCATGGCAAACTCGGCCGGGTCTTTGCGCTGGCCCTCGAGCTCACGACGGATGACCTCCTGGGCCTTGGCGTAACGGCTTGGCTCGGCGTGCGAGTCCAGAAAAATGGGATAGAAGCCGTTGCACAGGCGCGCCGCTCGGCGGGCGCCGGCCACGGTCACCCCGCCATAAATAATCGGCGGGGTAGGGCGCTGAACGGGTTTGGGGTCCATCGACACCGCGTCAAAGCGGTAGAACTGGCCCTGGAAGCCGACCGCCTCGTCAGCCCAGGCGCGTTTATAGACCTCAATGCACTCCTCGGTCTGGGCCGCGCGCTTGGCATACTCAAGGCCGAGGGCGTCAAACTCCTCCTGCATCCAGCCGGCCCCGACGCCAAACAACAGCCGGCCGCTCGACAGCTGGTCGATAGTCGCAAACTGGCGCGCGTCGCTCAGCGGGTTGCGGTAGGGCGCGATCAGCACGCTGGTGCCGAGCTTGAGGCGGCTGGTGCTGACCGCCGCCGCGCCCATGACGACTGCGGCGTCGAGCATGGTGTGCCGCGACTCATAGGCGCGCGTGCCCGAGGCGTTGGCCACATGGGCGCTGGTCGAGGCCATCGGCATGCACACATGGTCGGGGAACCACATCGAGTGATAGCCGAGGCGTTCGGCCAGCTGGGCGGTCTGGACCGGCTGCATATCCTCGGCGCTGATCGAACGGGCCAGAAAGTTCACTTCGTCCCGATAGCCGAAGCCATGGGTGGTGGCGTAGAGACCGATATCCATATCTTTTCTCTCCCGTTCGCTCCCGTAGCACCGGGCGCTCGGTGCGGTCAAGGGCAGACCCGGTCGGGCGGTGTCGCCAGGCAGAGAGTCTCGAACCGCAGGCAGTATACTCCATGACAGAAGCAGTATACTGAAAGAGAGGGCGCCTTCTCCCGATGAAGTAAAAGCTCACCATCACCATCGACGCCGACCTCCTCCCGCGTGCCAAGCGCTAGGCCCGGTCCCGGGGCGTGTCGCTGTCGGCGCTTATTGAGCAGGCGCTGAGGGAAGTGGCGGGCGAGCACGCGCCGTCCTTCGCTGCACGCTGGCGGGGCAAGTTTCAGGCCGCCGAGCGAGACGACCCCCGGTACGACGCCCTGGCGAAGAAGTACCTGCAATGATCCTCCTGGATACGGATATTCTCGTCGCCATTGCTCTCGACCGGCACCCGCACGCCGGCCCGGCGGCGGACCTTATCGTCGCGCCGTCGCATGGTGGGGGCAGTGCCGGGGATTTTCTCTTCGACTTGACCCGCTTCGTGCCGGTGGCCGCGACCAGCACTGAGGCTTTCCGTCACGCAGCGGCGCTACCGATAGCGGACTTCGAGGACGCGCTGCAGGTGGCGGCCGCGCGGGCCTGCGGCGCGCGGTTCATCGTCGCGCGGAATGTCCGGGACTAGGCGC
This window encodes:
- a CDS encoding enoyl-CoA hydratase, with amino-acid sequence MKEFRSLLYESPAPHVARIVLNRPETRNAQDTRLLYELNQAFDTAAQDDEVKVIILAANGPHFSSGHDLREPRASEAMAEFDTVGTWCGFTCAGAEAQMAREKEIYLGFCERWRNIPKPTIAVVQGKCIAGGLMLIWPCDIIIASEDAQFVDPTVSFGVDGVEYFAHPWEMGPRKAKELLFTSDWLSAHEAKSIGMVNRVVPREQLEHAALEMAAKITPKPLFALKLTKEAVNAAEDAQGRVAAMQTSFSLHQLAHTHNLHVHGMLIDPSGLPPDTAKALRAKTDQKAS
- a CDS encoding aldo/keto reductase — translated: MQYRTLGKTGLRVSEVTLGGGGIGMVWGETTEEECLATVKAAVAAGINTIDVAPVYGKGTAEEIVGRVLPELDERPLIATKVFLQPRERTDLAGAIRRSVEASLSRLGCERIDIFQLHNQIEPEEPSAPLRLSLDEIRRPNGVLDTLQQLKDEGVVGAIGFTGIARHDVIQDLLSEARLETVQLVTNILNSEGEMGAAGDGAYRDHLKMVWVAQANGLGVFGIRPFAAGSLTDAIDRSLPDDHPVAVDFALAHSELGFLTDRDSLAVAAMRYALSLPGVSTVVTGAKNRAELAEAIAATQAGPLSTEVMERIAELQQTVLKRPA
- a CDS encoding LLM class flavin-dependent oxidoreductase, yielding MSQIAFGFFDHLERRQEPLHQFYSGRLELLKMADEAGIYAYHPAEHHATPLGMAPSPNVFLAAAAQCTQRIRLGPLLYLLPLYHPLRLVEELCMLDHLSNGRLEIGVGRGVSPYELAYFEVPFLQSQAMFKEALEVVVAGLRGERLSYTGKYYDCTDVPLELHPQQTPNPPFWHGVTSPRSLQFAAERGMHMVGGGPNPGLKEMVAHYRELWSQHRDDPNNLNPHIDAPIIGALRHIYVAETDAEAEAIAGPAYQKFYDNIMKLWKDFGTVHIFFTPELSVARKLDVAIVGSPASVQDQLARLCEDTGCNYPTLAFAWGSLSQQQSQRSLELFATKVMPAFV
- a CDS encoding TIGR03619 family F420-dependent LLM class oxidoreductase; the encoded protein is MDIGLYATTHGFGYRDEVNFLARSISAEDMQPVQTAQLAERLGYHSMWFPDHVCMPMASTSAHVANASGTRAYESRHTMLDAAVVMGAAAVSTSRLKLGTSVLIAPYRNPLSDARQFATIDQLSSGRLLFGVGAGWMQEEFDALGLEYAKRAAQTEECIEVYKRAWADEAVGFQGQFYRFDAVSMDPKPVQRPTPPIIYGGVTVAGARRAARLCNGFYPIFLDSHAEPSRYAKAQEVIRRELEGQRKDPAEFAMIGVSSARLTAADNPQARANPRRICTGTPDQILTDLERFARAGYSLIVCFFDCPSGQRQELEEQMQQFSEQVLPQASGIVAQGGWKARV